One region of Chryseobacterium muglaense genomic DNA includes:
- a CDS encoding aminotransferase class V-fold PLP-dependent enzyme, whose amino-acid sequence MNTDKIRQEIRGLSDGKLFFNNAGSSLMANIVVDSMIDYLQQEEQFGGYETANKNVELFENFYTETAKLINCKPSNIAFMTSATEAFSKALSSIIFKEGDVIITTVDDYISNQITFISLQKRLNVKIIRIKKREDNELDLEDLENLITQHQPKLVAVTHIPTNSGLIQDIEAVGKICRQYDILYLADCCQSVGQMVVDVEKIGCDFLTATGRKFMRGPRGSGFLYVSDRVLEQDYAPILLDMRGAHWSEYDNYELFKTAKRFEHWEVSYAAVLGIMEAVKYANNVGLNNIETYNRKLAETLRINLKNGGFKVLDIGKNLSSIVTFCGPDNDLENIQKVLRENNVFFSASYKHSALIDFTDKKVDGAVRLSPHYFNTLEEIEKVSDILHKSLK is encoded by the coding sequence ATGAATACAGATAAAATAAGACAAGAAATAAGAGGGTTATCAGACGGAAAATTGTTCTTTAATAATGCAGGTTCTTCCTTAATGGCAAACATTGTCGTGGATTCTATGATTGATTATTTACAGCAGGAAGAGCAGTTTGGAGGCTATGAAACTGCCAATAAAAATGTGGAATTGTTTGAAAATTTCTACACCGAAACGGCAAAACTCATCAATTGTAAACCTTCAAATATTGCTTTTATGACAAGTGCAACAGAAGCATTTTCAAAAGCACTTTCAAGTATTATTTTTAAAGAAGGAGATGTAATTATCACCACAGTTGATGATTATATTTCTAATCAAATCACATTTATTTCGCTTCAAAAAAGATTAAATGTAAAGATTATCCGAATCAAAAAACGAGAGGATAACGAATTAGACTTAGAAGACCTTGAAAATTTAATTACACAACATCAACCAAAACTGGTTGCAGTGACTCATATTCCTACCAACTCAGGACTGATTCAGGATATTGAAGCGGTAGGAAAAATTTGTAGACAATATGATATTTTATATTTGGCAGATTGTTGTCAATCGGTTGGGCAAATGGTTGTTGATGTCGAAAAAATTGGTTGTGATTTTCTAACGGCAACCGGAAGGAAATTTATGAGAGGACCAAGAGGAAGCGGATTTTTGTATGTTTCAGACAGAGTTTTAGAACAGGATTATGCTCCGATTTTGTTGGATATGAGAGGAGCTCATTGGTCAGAATATGATAATTACGAATTGTTTAAAACGGCTAAAAGATTTGAGCATTGGGAGGTTTCTTACGCTGCTGTTTTAGGAATAATGGAAGCTGTAAAGTATGCCAACAATGTGGGTTTAAATAATATTGAGACTTACAATAGGAAATTGGCCGAAACATTAAGAATAAATCTTAAGAATGGTGGTTTCAAAGTTTTAGACATTGGGAAAAATCTGAGTAGTATCGTTACTTTTTGTGGTCCTGATAATGATTTAGAAAATATTCAGAAAGTTTTAAGAGAAAATAATGTTTTCTTCTCGGCAAGCTACAAACATTCGGCATTGATTGATTTTACTGATAAAAAAGTGGATGGCGCAGTAAGACTTTCACCACATTATTTTAATACTTTAGAAGAGATTGAAAAGGTTTCTGATATTTTACACAAGAGTTTGAAATAA